A section of the Streptosporangiales bacterium genome encodes:
- the efeO gene encoding iron uptake system protein EfeO codes for MAARRISGGVGVAVLAVLLAGCGSGGAEAKDEIAVDTSDTTCKVATTKLTAGVQTFRIKSSASKITEFEVLRPDGRIVSERENIGPGTTVTFTVDLTAGSYQAACIPGMVGKGIRTPLTVAGGGKTQKRDPKLDKAVDAYRTYVNLQVDDSVATTKKFVAAVKAGDVAKAKKLYAPSRYGWESIEPVAESFGDIDPKVDLREADLEDGQEWTGWHVIEKALWKDGTTKGMSAVGDQLLADLATLKKKVGNVEITPTSMGNGAKELLDEVATGKVTGEEEAFSHTDLVDFEANVVGAKKAYTLLRPVVADRDAKLAGTLDKEFASVLGSLEKYRRGEGFVSYDTVGDADRKVLSDKVNALAEPLSKLAATVAR; via the coding sequence ATGGCAGCACGGCGGATCAGCGGTGGAGTCGGCGTGGCGGTCCTCGCCGTGCTCCTGGCCGGCTGCGGCTCGGGTGGTGCGGAGGCGAAGGACGAGATCGCCGTCGACACCTCGGACACGACCTGCAAGGTCGCCACGACCAAGCTCACCGCCGGCGTGCAGACGTTCCGGATCAAGAGCTCCGCCAGCAAGATCACCGAGTTCGAGGTGCTCCGCCCCGACGGCCGCATCGTCTCCGAGCGCGAGAACATCGGGCCGGGCACGACGGTGACCTTCACGGTCGACCTCACCGCCGGCTCGTACCAGGCCGCGTGCATCCCCGGCATGGTCGGCAAGGGCATCAGGACACCCCTCACCGTCGCCGGCGGCGGCAAGACGCAGAAGCGGGACCCCAAGCTCGACAAGGCCGTCGACGCCTACCGCACGTACGTCAACCTGCAGGTCGACGACTCCGTCGCCACGACGAAGAAGTTCGTCGCCGCGGTCAAGGCCGGCGACGTCGCGAAAGCCAAGAAGCTGTACGCGCCGTCGCGGTACGGCTGGGAGTCGATCGAGCCCGTGGCGGAGAGCTTCGGCGACATCGACCCGAAGGTCGACCTGCGCGAGGCCGACCTCGAGGACGGCCAGGAGTGGACCGGCTGGCACGTCATCGAGAAGGCGCTGTGGAAGGACGGCACGACCAAGGGCATGAGCGCGGTCGGCGACCAGCTGCTCGCCGACCTCGCCACGCTGAAGAAGAAGGTCGGCAACGTCGAGATCACCCCGACCTCGATGGGCAACGGTGCGAAGGAGCTCCTCGACGAGGTCGCCACCGGCAAGGTCACCGGCGAGGAGGAGGCGTTCAGCCACACCGACCTCGTCGACTTCGAGGCCAACGTCGTCGGCGCGAAGAAGGCGTACACGCTGCTGCGGCCCGTCGTCGCCGACCGTGACGCGAAGCTCGCCGGCACCCTCGACAAGGAGTTCGCCTCCGTCCTCGGCTCGCTGGAGAAGTACCGGCGCGGCGAGGGCTTCGTGTCGTACGACACCGTCGGGGACGCCGACCGCAAGGTGCTGTCCGACAAGGTCAACGCGCTCGCCGAACCGCTGTCGAAGCTCGCCGCGACGGTCGCGAGGTAG